CTCTTTAACCGTGACAAATCGGGCGACAAGTCACtggaaggccttgattattttataaacaatgACAATGTGAAACTGACACAAGCCTCAACATTCTCTTAGTTTTAATACTGGTGAGTATGCAAGCCATAAAAGGTATCAATGATGTCATTATGTGGAAGGGAGTTCCAGATGCATATGATAGACGGGAATCATGATGCTTTGTACGCTTGCGTTGACAGCAGTGTACGGGACAAGAAAGCGGTTGTCATTCTGCTTGAACCTCCAAATGGgttcaaatattttgttgttgttttctgcgCCATAAATTATGATTATAACGCTGAAGGGGAAAAGAGGATCAGTGTTTTGCTGTCAGCATATCATAAAATATATCCACCTTCAAGTTTCCTGAAATCGGCTAAATGTCGTGATAATGAAAGATGTTGAACATTCGTCTTGTATGTTCATTCTCATTCAaaaggttcatccggggaaccataGAAGACCTATTGTATGCGAAAATGTATATGTTGGGCAGACACTGTTTCAGTTGATTGATTAACAACAAACTAATCTCAAAACTCTGTCATTCGTCACATTCTGTATTGTAGTAACTCTGCCATCAGGAAATTAACCACCAAGAAATTTTTACATACAATAACACTTTGATTAACAAATTCTACAgttctttatttttgataaaaacaaaatttattttgatttctttaaaaGCAATGCTAAAAGCACGACCGACAACCACCCTACAACGGTAGACAAGAGTTGGAGCTGAGTCACGTGAACAAAACAATTTCTAATTAGAAAAATAGTAGTGCAGTGTAGTGATTGATTTAAGTTATCATAAAAATTCTATGATAATATTATTCTTCGTAAACGTAATTTCTGGACGTttttagaatatttcttaaataaaatactaATGCATGTGTATGTTCAATTCTTTTTGAACTTATTCGCAGTTAATAATTCTCAATTATTCTGTTAATGGATGTATAGAAAGAAAAGCGCTCCGAAAATTTGCTAAAGGCGTCATAACAGACCAATGTTTTATTTCATGCCAAAAATTTTAGATGAGTGACTATTTTTGTGTTTAATGATTAATTGTTACGAAAGTGATAAGCGCCAACAATTTGTTAAAGCTTCGTAAGTGATCAATGTAAGTTAACAGAAAAGATGCCTATCtaagaaaatgatatttgtaGAATGGAAACTAAGCACCAACAACCCGTAAAAGTGTTATAACTGGCCACTGTCTTATTTCATACCATCTTTTATGAgatcaatttataaaaaaaaaaaaaaaaaaaaaaaaaaaaaaaaaaaaaaaaaaaaaatgctcagtTTAGTATTAATCACTTACTCCAAGTAAAGAAACTAATATCAAATAGAATAGAATCCACAAAAAACTTTGATAACAGATGACCACTGTTTTATTTCATgccaaattttgtaaaatgaaaatagtcCCACTTTGATTTTTCATGATCCTTCTTTAAAAGAATAATATTAATCCAGAAGATGTTTGTATTATTTATCATACCTGCTTTTGACAAGTCAAATGCAGATAGATGTAATAATTAAGGACATGTTTTAatgattgttgttgttttcccgAATCTTTTAGTACtaaaaaatcatcaatttttcTCATACCTCACCATGATAAATCATGGTTATAGAGGTAGATTactttttttggtatttttcagattcttttattattgtttttatatacgtTTTATGGCATGAAAACAGATGTGGCCAGAATAACTACATACACGTACTTACATCCATAATGCATAAAGATATTCCTGGAATTTATAAATACCAAgcttttcaataaaaatgtttttaactgcAGAAAAAATCGGAGTTGAGCAACTGAAATTACAAAGCACATATTGATACTAAAATAGATCAAATCTCGGAGTAcaaagtatttgattttatacagaaaaaaacccTGCAAACCTCGTCATTATATTCAAAATCGTTATTtcataatgttttgtttatatcattcattcaataaataaacaattcaCTGCTTATAATAAACTTGAATTTTTACATTCTGTAATGTGACCAGCAAAGTTTATTTTGTCTACCGTTTTCAGGAGGCAGTCGGTCGGCATAAAATTTAGTAGGAGAAGATGTCGACATCGTCGACTCTCCATGCGTCTGGATCGTTGTCGTCATCAATAAATGCGCATGGATCACCTTCAATGTTCACAGATTCGCAGGATGAAGACTGGATGGATGTAACAGGCCTGGTCGCTGTTGTTGTGCGGCGGCTTAGGTTATTGCGGTTCCTTTCAGCGTCGGCTTGTTTGAATCTGATGTTAAGATCGACTTTATTCCTGAAGTCTATGTCAAGTTCTGACTTTCTTGCCTtacattttttcctgaaaatatttttattttcagagtaCATAACCATAGCTTCCTAACATAAGCTTCAAATAATCGGACATTTAACTCTGGTGAACATAACTTAAGATTAAATGTTGATAATTGCTTTAGCAAAGTTTATCTCTGAAGAACACCAAAATAGTTCCGAATCTATACATTTTGCCGAGTATCTTTAGCCTATGATATAAATATAGCAGCTTTGGCAAATAATTCAGAGATCGCTTTTACTAAAGTTCACATCGGGAATTAAAAGAATCTTTCACCGGttgatggaaatatctggctggAGGGTAAATGTTTACACGATAACGAGCCGGGTTACAGCAAAACAGTTATCCGAGAGCCAGATATATCCATCCGCACCTTGAAcgagtgatagattctttttcttgcatgccgtatttttcaatttaaaaatcgaatgcttttctttttttaaaagcacTATTTTGTACTAGTAGCGtacattcataaattacagcgcGTGAGTTAGCATACCGGGGTGTAAGATTAGTTTTTCCAGAACCGGCAAAAACACAGGAATGTCCTGTCCAGCATGCAAGAAACAACgattttataccttttttaaaTTGAGACAGGTTTAACTTACCTTTTTCTTTCATAGGTTTCTGCAGCAGCTTTTCGTTTAGCCAATTCCTCGGCCCTCCTTTTCTCGGCTGTCTGAAGCCTGTTGTCAGCGCCACGGCGAATCTAAATGGATATTATACGTTCTACAACTTCAGAATCAATAACCTCTGTCCGTATTCAATTACATATGCTATATGCTCTTAAATATGGCCACATGCATTTACAAATTCTTGTCTTTTGACATTAAAGGGGAATAAAGTATTGCTTTATATCTGCTCCATGCgaattgtttttaaacaaacgCATGAATGTGGACTATTTTCGAATGCTGTAGTTTAGCTGTTATATCGGAATATTGCCTGTCTGACTTTGTATATTTGTTCATGCATTTAGAGTTAATCGGGAGTTTGTAATAATGACCTGTACGTCTTACTTTGAGTACTATGTTGCAGTATTGTCCGTCTAATTTTGAATCTTACTTTTTTCAATCATTCACAAGTTACGATGTTGGCCCATCTAACTTTGAATATCATTCATTCATTTGGCGGTTGCAATATTGTCCGTCAAAGTTTGCTTCTAATTCATTAATTTAGAACTTGCAATACTGGCCTGTCTAACTTTTGAATCATCGCTCATGTACTTGAATAATGCATTACTGGTAGTCTAGTTCGAAATCATATTCATTCATTTAGAAGTTACAATATATGTTGCCTATGCATTCATTGGAGACTGCAATATTACTTTCTTATTTCGaatattattcattcatttagAAGATGTTGTATCTAAGTATTATGCTTACAGGTCCGTCTGTTTGTTTTATTGGTGGAAGGAGCGGCTTCTTTATGACAGGTTTACTATCAACCTCTATGACAAAAGCTTCACCTCCCCTTGCCTTCTTGTGTTCATATTGCACTGCAAATATATAATGTCAACTATAAACTGACACTGGATGAATTTCGCTGTTGAATATAATAAACAGTtaaaactcgatatctcgaaccgCCTATCTCAAAATTActgctatctcgaagacattttcaattcCCGTACGGAAAACACGTGCACGAAATATAATTCAAGTAAAACGCTTGATCCTTTGGAATTGGGAATaacgagtttcaactgtatatagtCATGGGGTTCAcgtattttctttgtttgtttttgtttgttttttttttttcaaattcacagcGATTGTACTTTCAATATCTGctttattcatttaaatgttaacCCATTTTTACCAACGAAGCATCAATGACCTATACAGTCCTTAAAAAAAGATACGAAATTGGCAGAGAAACCTCAAAATAGGCACAGACAATTAAAAGAAACTTATTCATTTATCAAGTTTTCTCTGATATATGATTTAATAACAACATACCGAGATTTGGCAGGCCGGATCTGTTGGCAATCGCTTTTCTTTTCTTGTCTCGTCTTTTCTGTTTCCTCTTGGCAATCCAGGTGGAAATGAAACCAAAGCAACAGGGCAGTTTTCTGGCTTTATTCTTGTCGTCTGCGGGCTTGTCTTTGTCACTGTTTATCTTCTTTGTGGCTTCAATCACCTCTACTTTCTGCTCTGGTTTCTTGTTTGCAGTTGAAGTGTTCTGCGGTTCCACGACTGGttccttctttccttttttctgtTGGCAACCGAACATTCGTAAGAATGGTTCACAAAATTGGGGGgcgggtggtggtggggggggggggggggggtggatgtTGTTTTAAGTAGTACTGAagattatctatattttttatgttgaaaaCTTAAATTAGTTTAAATCAAAACGttcaatttcattaaaaaatgattataaattataCTACAATGCAATACCgactttttacacattttgtgcAATATTCTTACTTAGCCTATCTGCTCTATCCTCATCTTCATTGATTTTAATGATAGAGTTTAATTAGTCAATATaatcttgaaaattaaaaaaaaagttcttgtTATCGCCCTAAATAAATGAATCGGGAAAAGCTGGCTAttacattataattttttaaaataaagaaaaaaaaacagcaacaacaacaacaaaaacaatatccAGCAATCCAGTGAGTGATATAGGAGGCAGACGATTGGTAACGTATTTACAGTAAatcctgtcttaagcagccagccagggaaGTGGGAAAAAGTgactgcttaatgcaggtaatttataaaatgaatgaccattttggggAATGcgacactggctgcttaagacaggtcgGCTGCTAAGACTGttaaagcaggttttactgtattccttttatatgatatatgcTAAATTTTCTAATTACCATAGATTATGTCAtatcattattttcttaaaaataaaatcctttcatttttttctagctGACTTATATGTTAAAAAcataaagttacatttttttacaatttttactaTTACTGCTTCATGTTCTACCACTGCTTCTGTGCTAAGCAAATTACTATCACATTACCTTCTTCTTTTTTGTCTTGCCATTTCCCTTCTTCGTTTTCTTCCTCTTGTCATTTCTGCAGTCCGGTTCTCCAGCATCCACATCTTTAGTGAAATCTTCAAATTTCTCTTTATCCATTTGTGTAACACCCAAAGGTAAAACGGaattctttttcagtttctttttcttcGGTTTTTCCTTTCTAAATTCATTAGAATCATCATTTGCTTCCATATCTTCATTTTTTCCTTCCTCAGTGCCGTGGACCTTTACTTCTTTTGCATCCTTGACCGGGCTTGCAAATTTTATTTCTACCTCATGGAATGACTTATCAATTACAGCAAACTGCGCATCGTGTGCTGACAGTACAGCTGGTGGAACTGGaaaaaatttagatttattcTGACCTCTGCTGACTTTCTTTTCCACTGCGTTTTGGCTGTTACCTTTTTGTGGAGTAAAATTATTCATGTCGTCTTCGGAAACGTCGGCAACTGGTTTCACTCCTATAAATCTTACCCTTGGCGGGGCTTTTTCAGCCATTTCGGCTGGAATTAAATGCCCGCTCAAATATTGCTATGTATTCCGCTGCGTTTGCCGTCGCCAAGTGACGTTGTCACGTTAATTGTGTTACGTCACGAACGTCAAAAATGCATTATGGGATGGACTGCAATTTCCGTTTCCATCTACTTAACATAATGTACAAATAGATGAAGCATGTTTAAAACTTAACTTAGACATTTCACTGTTGAAGaggatatttttatttatttatttttttttttgaaagaggatataatttttttttatacagagCCTATATCATGACTGTGGAGATaagaaggtcaatgtcacagtgtcCTCTAaattgaaaacggtttctgctAACGCTGTAGCAATCTTTGCCCGCAGTCAGTAGATGTCGTCTGTTGTTTCTGAGGTAATttggtcaaaggtaaaggtcacagcaTACGAAATTACATACTTAACTTGCCTCTGACATGCCATCTTAaggacatatgagccgcgccatgagaaaaccaatatagtggctttgcgaccagcatggatccagaccagccggcgcatccacgcagtctggtcaggatccatgctgttcgctttcaaagcctattgtaattagagaagccgtcagcgaacagcatggatcctgaccagactacgcggatgcgcagactggtctggatccatgctggtcgcaaagccactatgttggttttctcatggcgcggctcatatgtgttttacaagcagctgttgttgttttataatatttgtttgagtttatttttatttattacatgcCTAAcgcaatttaaataaaactgtcCTAAATTGTGTTACCAAATTTGTACTTTATACAGAAGTTGCctgaaaaaaatagtaaaacccaAATGCACAGTTTCTTCTTTTTCCGTCAGTATACAAGTGTATAaccaaaaataacaattttaacatGGCTCAACTTTTGTCAGTTAAACAAGGAAGAAAGTCAAATGATGTATATTCAGTTTTCATCATCTTGTTTTCGTGCgaatgttagaatgaaaataaacaatgtcgtcttgtgatttatcatctgatttacaaTTGTTCAGAGTTAAAATGCTTGGATATTTATTCTATCGCCTCGTGTTTAAATTCCTGCATATATGAACTCTGAAAAGTTTATGGTCTAAATCAGTCGATAATAAACGCGAAGGCATTGCTTATTTAACAAAGTTAGAAATCTGGCGTTCAATTGAATTCATGACAAACTTAAAGAAAACTtgatgaaaacaaattgtaagttTATTTCAAGCTTTTGCGTTACTATTTTCAAGCTATTAATATCATGTCTTGGTGCTGTAAAAGCcgtatatttttctaaattttactgcCGTAATCATAATCATATATATAGTcagatttggtaaaaaaaaaaaacaatttgtagACACTCCTGAATGAATGTAAATCAATATCTGTTTTTTATAGGGATGTTGTTTAAAAGCTTCGTCAgatttttttggcaatttttcTTCTGTATTTTGGTAAACCTATTAAACTTTTAGatatatcaaagagctataaaataaatatatagttcTTTGGATATATCTACTAAAATAAGTTATGAACCAACTGTTTATCATGTTTAGTGTTCAGTCGTTAATTAAGATGCTGATTAAGACCGACGGAATAGGATGAGGAACCTTTGATAGGCAGTGGTATTGTGCTGTACCaaagaaatatgaatttttatagctctttggctgTACTGATAATTGTCCTTGGCTTTGCAGTGATGTTTAGAACTATTGATGCTAAAGTCTTCTGCAAAGGTATCTGTCTATCttccgttgacgtcaaaccccttgcgagAACGTGGACGTTTTTTTGAGAATAGGGCCTACGCGTTTTAGTTTAAAATGTTCAGGTTAGATTTTCTATACAAATTTACAAGAGCATTTCTGTGTTTTATATTCCACACTTCGCGTGTTtgggattcacctggcggggaaaacttttatttacacagtccCGTGCGTCAGTTCGATTTTCACAACTTTGTGTTAACATGGTATCACCCAAAATGGCTGCGCCCATGAAAACATGTttgttaaatttgcgaaaatgcTGTTTTTCTTGGACTGCGACACGATATTATTCTAGGAGAATGAAGCGCAGTGTACAGGAAGTTATGTCACCTGAAGAAGATGTCCAGAAACTGAAAAACACTGTGGCAGATCCAAGGAAAAATCCTTATCTACCATTTGATCCGAGGGATCCAGTacaaaaaagtttgatttttgcTGCAACACGTTCTAAAGAAAATGTTTCCAGTTAcagaaacaaagaaaatgtttCCGATAACAGAAACAAGGATAACAAGAAAAGAGAACCTCAACACGTTTCTGACAGAAGTAATAGCAAATCACTTTCTAGTTCACCAAAGCCGTCCAAAGTTCGAAAAAATgagaaatttcaaaatacagttaatTTTGAGAAACTGGAAGAAACTGATAGAAGATTCgggtaatttttaaatttttactattGAAATGTAAGGCTCGACCTTAAATGCTGTCCTATTCACATGGATCTGTCACATGTATGAAGTATGATAGAGGGGAAAAAGTTCTATGACagagggattttttttttttaaatgaaattcaagaacttattaagtaaaaaaaaaaaatcacccataaaatacataaacatagGCATAGAAAGAAAAAACgcttcagtatttaccatgaagattgacattacattgaaatgacttacacaaagtttttaaccatacagttacttcatTCTTCCTTTTAATGTGTATCATACAGGTGTATAGGTAAATGCAAGATAGGATTATTATTTGCGTTATTGATTGAATGATTGATAGTACTCTGTCTACAAAGTACATATTTTCCAGCACTTGCCTTGGCACTCACAGGCGGTACTCTTGTTTTCCCAAggaattatatgaaaaacaaaattgctAAGCCATTTTTATCCTAGCACAGTGTCATAAACAAAGAGTAAACTTTCACAAATCTGAAATTTATTGTTCTGAGATAACATGGTACAAACAGATCTACAggtttatttcatttcaattatatTGAGCTGCAGCTACCAACTACATTTTACCAGtctgaacaattatttttttgtcagctTCCAAAATACAAAGGAGATGCTACATGTTTATGtactaaaattcataatttttcagACGGCATATAATGAGAGCAAGAGCGGCCAAAGATCGTGAGGAGCACAGGGAGATTGTTTTAGAGGGAAAAAACCTGATTCATGATGCATTGTTAGCTGGAGCAAAACTGAAGGTATTGTACTTCACACGACTGGAGACAGTGGAGGAGTTACCTGCTGAGTCGCTAGAAGGTGCACAGATATACAAGGTCCAGTACAAACATCTAAAATTGTGGTCAGATGTGGAGACACCACAAGGTCTTTTAGGTGAGAACCAGTTTTGGCACTGCAAGGTATTAGGAGAGGTTATAGTACTCAGCTTAACATCAGAGTGCAAATTCCTGTTATATCTTTCAGATTTATATATGcctatttttgattttttttatgccATCATTTGCTTGTTTGCCAACATCTTCATTTCTAGAATCTTGTGCCAAAGGGTATAATATCTATGGCTTTCAAAGTTTATATGAGCCACGTcataaaaaaaccccaacatagtgggtttgcgaccagcatggatccagactagccagcgcatccatgcagtctggtcaagatccatgctgtttgctttcaaaccctattgcaattagagaaactgtttgcgcaggctggtctggatccatgctggtggcaaacacactatgttggttttctcatgtcgtggctcatatatattatataatgtcatGGAAGTAACAGTTGAAATTCACTGAAGACATACTTCTCAACTTAAGTGATGCCCTGTTTATGGacctttaaatattattttatgttggCAGTTTGTCATCTTCACTCTTGTTTCCTTATTTTTATTTGGTATTTACAAATAGAAAGGCTGGTCATATACAACTGTATTGTAAGGgagatatttcatatatatatatatatttcattttatttcattttctttcatttttagtaGCTGGAAGAATTGGAAAAAAGAGTTGGGCAAAAGATAGTTTTTGTGCATTAATAATAAATTGTTTATTTGACATTTAGGGATATTTGAGATGCCACCTGTCAATGAAGCTCTAAGACCAGCAGCGAATCCCATACCTCTGACTGTGATCTGTGATTCCGTTCGAGATGGTGGTAACCTTGGCACATTGATACGTACCGCAGCTGCTGTGGGTTGTCACAGGATTATTGCAATGAAAGGTAGTAAAGATACTTAATGTATATACGGTTACTACTTTTTACCTACTTAATGACCAAAACAAATTGCCTGCCAAACATTCTAATggttttatatttatgatttgttGGCATTGGTGTAATGCTAACTTCACACATACACATGTAATTATTAGTTATTAGTTTACTCCAGGAAAACAATGCTTTGAAAAGAAGTAAGTTCCAAGTAGAGCTTCCATCAATGCAAATTAGGAAAATGGACCAAACTGGGCCAAATCATTTTACATGACAATTCTTATATGTGCTAACATGGCAGTGGTTAAATCTTAAGTCACTGTCTTCGAATTACTTGCCCACTACCGATGTTAGTTTGTTGGaacattgaattctttatgtgaggaagccatccagcaagcttacagaaggtctgtggttgtaccaaggtgcctgctcatgatgaaataatacacggagggacacctgggatcttccttcacaatcaaagctggaaagttgccatatgaccttaattgtgtcAATGCAACATTAAACCTggcaaagaatttttttgtgaTATTAGCTTGATGTTTCCTTATCTGTATTGTGTAACAAATTGATtgatttttgatgatacatgaagaaattAGAAcctttttaactcacctgagcacaaaatgctcatggtgaggtattgtgatcacactgtgtccggTGTCCTTCGTGTGTCCATCaagttgtccgtccgtcgtcaataTTCGTGTTTAAAcgatatctcctccaaaaccaaagaatggattttgatgaaacatgatgtttcttggatggtcctctaccaaagttgttcaaacggttccgcttcaaacgacatcttctcctaaaccaatggtcagattttgaaataatttcacacaaatggtccttatgtcaccctctgcCAAGATTATACAAActataccgatttgtcaaaaaacatggccaccagagggcgtggtcactttccctatatgtatatagtggaaactttaaaaatcttcttgtatgaaactgcttgcacaatttaaaaataattttacacaaatggttcttgtgtgtcCCTCTACCAAGAGTGCACAatttattctgattcatcaaaaacatggcgccagaggacatggtcacttttcttgatatgtatatagtggacactttaaacatcttcttgtgtgaaactgctggcctgagtatagaataattttacacaaatgatccttttgtgaccctctatcaagattgttcaaattattttgatttgtcaaaaaacatggccgccagacgACATGggcacttttccctatatgtatatagtggaaactttaaaaatcttcttgtgtgaaactgctggcacgatttaaaaataattttacacaaatgattcttgtgtgaccctctaccaaaattgttcaaattattccaatttgtcaaaaaaacatggctaccaggaggcatggtcacttttccctttatatatactatacttgtccaaattattgccctaaggtaaaaaaaaaaataatggccacGCCCTTGTGTAAGACATGTATGTACTAACTACCCGCTTGCTGAAGTGTCAATGTTATCTCAATAAATCTGTATAAATGTTATCTTCTCAGGATGTGTTGACATATGGAATGGTAAGGTATTGAGATCTGCAGCAGGAAGTCATTACAGGGTACCAATCCTCAGCAACATAACCTGGCCCCAGGTACCAGCTCTGTTACCCCCAGGAGACAGTATCAAAGTGTTCCTTGCTGATAGTAAACAGGTAACAGAGGAAGAGAGAGAGTCTGGACCACTGGAGGCAGAAACACTAGCAGCTGTTGAACAGATTGAAAAGTTTCATGATAAAGAGAGTGACATTGAAGATGAAACATCGGATATAGAAAACTCAGCAGAATTTGATGAGGACAATGATGCTGGAAATGAAGTTATTAGTGaacaagaaataaatgaaatgctGACAAAAGAAGTTGAAAAAGATTTAtcttacaaaaatttcaaagttctcAGTGCTTACAGGAAGGCACCATTAGGCAATGATTTATATGATATGGTTGATTATACTGACAAACATGCAGTGTTAGTGATCAGTGGGGAGACTTCAGGTGTGTCGCTACCTGCAAGGAAGTTGGCGTACGATCATTATGGGGGATGTGTCACTATACCTATGACAGGTGAAGTAGAAAGTCTGAACTGTGCTGTAGCAGGAAGTATCATCATGTATGAGGTTGCTAAGCAATACAGGAATAGCAGGATTCAAACAGATAAAGAAGAAGAATAGAGATTCCAATAATTACAAACTTGAATGAAAATTGACAGAAGACACATTACTTTGTATCCATCTTCATTTGAAATTGTTGGAAAAACAACTGCTccttaattattaattaaagcagCAGTATTCctgatttatattaaattttgaaaaatttagaaaaagtACTCTTTAGTTATtgcaatcaaaagaaaatataaagtaattccgtgcattttatgaattttttatcaacaaaacacTCTTTTAAtcactgaaatatatatgaaaaagtcTCAGAAAACGTTATGGGTTGAAATTTTTATGATGTGCAAGAATTATATTTTCTGACTGAACAAAATCTATTAGCATATAAAGTAATCTgtacttttttagctcgactgtacgaGGTATGGAGAGCTGTTTTACTCATCCTGTCATTGGCGTCCTTCTGCAgccacactttggttaaagttttgatgcaatttctcTTAATCTCAgtaattacttgatgaatttgtttcaagcttaagataaaaaatagttattcctcatcatcacctacatcaaatggcacaagggccataactcttgccccaatatttcatgaattatcccccccctcttttgacttagaatttcaggtaaaagttttggtgcactttcactctatcttagttattactaacaGGATTTGATtccaatttaaaatattttttttaacatcatcacccacatcatattacaTAAGGTCCATAAATCTGGAACCAATTTTCTATgaattaattatgccccctttttactttgaatttctggttaagttttggcgcactttcactccatctcttttactaaatagattttattcaaacttaaaaaagttgttccacatcatcactctcatcatgacacaagggccatatcACCTTTACTTAAACTTTCACACCAAAGTTTTGGTGTAGTTTAACTCTATCTCACTTTttaatgaatggatttgattgaaacttaaagtagttatcaCACATCATCACCGACATCATATGACagaaggtgcatcactcttgcaccagtatttgatgaactatggcccttttttgcataaaattatattaatttgatgttttgataactttatctttatctct
The genomic region above belongs to Mercenaria mercenaria strain notata chromosome 12, MADL_Memer_1, whole genome shotgun sequence and contains:
- the LOC123534522 gene encoding axoneme-associated protein mst101(2)-like codes for the protein MAEKAPPRVRFIGVKPVADVSEDDMNNFTPQKGNSQNAVEKKVSRGQNKSKFFPVPPAVLSAHDAQFAVIDKSFHEVEIKFASPVKDAKEVKVHGTEEGKNEDMEANDDSNEFRKEKPKKKKLKKNSVLPLGVTQMDKEKFEDFTKDVDAGEPDCRNDKRKKTKKGNGKTKKKKKKGKKEPVVEPQNTSTANKKPEQKVEVIEATKKINSDKDKPADDKNKARKLPCCFGFISTWIAKRKQKRRDKKRKAIANRSGLPNLVQYEHKKARGGEAFVIEVDSKPVIKKPLLPPIKQTDGPIRRGADNRLQTAEKRRAEELAKRKAAAETYERKRKKCKARKSELDIDFRNKVDLNIRFKQADAERNRNNLSRRTTTATRPVTSIQSSSCESVNIEGDPCAFIDDDNDPDAWRVDDVDIFSY
- the LOC123534914 gene encoding rRNA methyltransferase 3, mitochondrial-like isoform X1, which codes for MVSPKMAAPMKTCLLNLRKCCFSWTATRYYSRRMKRSVQEVMSPEEDVQKLKNTVADPRKNPYLPFDPRDPVQKSLIFAATRSKENVSSYRNKENVSDNRNKDNKKREPQHVSDRSNSKSLSSSPKPSKVRKNEKFQNTVNFEKLEETDRRFGRHIMRARAAKDREEHREIVLEGKNLIHDALLAGAKLKVLYFTRLETVEELPAESLEGAQIYKVQYKHLKLWSDVETPQGLLGIFEMPPVNEALRPAANPIPLTVICDSVRDGGNLGTLIRTAAAVGCHRIIAMKGCVDIWNGKVLRSAAGSHYRVPILSNITWPQVPALLPPGDSIKVFLADSKQVTEEERESGPLEAETLAAVEQIEKFHDKESDIEDETSDIENSAEFDEDNDAGNEVISEQEINEMLTKEVEKDLSYKNFKVLSAYRKAPLGNDLYDMVDYTDKHAVLVISGETSGVSLPARKLAYDHYGGCVTIPMTGEVESLNCAVAGSIIMYEVAKQYRNSRIQTDKEEE
- the LOC123534914 gene encoding rRNA methyltransferase 3, mitochondrial-like isoform X2; protein product: MRARAAKDREEHREIVLEGKNLIHDALLAGAKLKVLYFTRLETVEELPAESLEGAQIYKVQYKHLKLWSDVETPQGLLGIFEMPPVNEALRPAANPIPLTVICDSVRDGGNLGTLIRTAAAVGCHRIIAMKGCVDIWNGKVLRSAAGSHYRVPILSNITWPQVPALLPPGDSIKVFLADSKQVTEEERESGPLEAETLAAVEQIEKFHDKESDIEDETSDIENSAEFDEDNDAGNEVISEQEINEMLTKEVEKDLSYKNFKVLSAYRKAPLGNDLYDMVDYTDKHAVLVISGETSGVSLPARKLAYDHYGGCVTIPMTGEVESLNCAVAGSIIMYEVAKQYRNSRIQTDKEEE